One Odontesthes bonariensis isolate fOdoBon6 chromosome 17, fOdoBon6.hap1, whole genome shotgun sequence genomic window carries:
- the ppp2r5eb gene encoding protein phosphatase 2, regulatory subunit B', epsilon isoform X5: protein MDTLSDLKMKEYKRSTLNELVDYVTVSRGYLTEQAYPEVVKMVSHNIFRTLPPSDSNEFDPEEDEPTLEASWPHLQLVYEFFIRFLESQEFQPSIAKKYIDQKFVLQLLELFDSEDPRERDYLKTVLHRIYGKFLGLRAFIRKQINNIFLRFVYETEHFNGVAELLEILGSIINGFALPLKAEHKQFLVKVLIPLHTVRSLSLFHAQLAYCIVQFLEKDPTLTEPVIRGLLKFWPKTCSQKEVMFLGELEEILDVIEPTQFVKIQEPLFKQISRCVSSPHFQVAERALYYWNNEYIMSLIEENSSVILPIMFASLYRISKEHWNPAIVALVYNVLKAFMEMNSTLFDELTATYKSDRQREKKKEKEREELWKKLEDLELKRGLRSDGIIPT, encoded by the exons ATGGACACGCTGTCGGACCTCAAGATGAAGGAGTATAAGCGCTCCACGCTCAATGAGCTGGTGGACTATGTGACCGTTAGCCGGGGCTATCTGACAGAGCAGGCCTACCCTGAGGTCGTCAAAATG GTGTCTCACAACATATTCCGGACCCTTCCGCCCAGCGACAGTAATGAATTCGACCCTGAAGAGGATGAGCCCACACTCGAGGCCTCTTGGCCACACTTACAG TTGGTATACGAATTCTTCATTCGGTTCTTGGAGAGTCAGGAATTCCAGCCCAGCATTGCCAAAAAGTACATAGACCAGAAGTTTGTCCTACAG CTCTTGGAGTTGTTTGACAGCGAGGATCCACGAGAGAGAGACTATCTGAAGACAGTCTTGCATAGAATCTATGGCAAATTCCTGGGGCTGAGGGCTTTTATACGAAAACAGATCAATAATATTTTTCTACG TTTTGTTTATGAGACGGAGCACTTCAACGGGGTGGCTGAGTTGCTGGAGATCTTGGGGAG tatAATCAATGGTTTTGCTCTGCCACTGAAAGCAGAGCATAAACAGTTTCTGGTCAAAGTGTTGATCCCCCTCCATACTGTCAGGAGTCTGTCCCTCTTCCATGCACAG TTGGCATATTGCATTGTACAGTTCTTAGAGAAAGACCCAACATTAACAGAACCA GTTATCAGAGGCTTACTGAAGTTCTGGCCGAAAACCTGCAGTCAAAAAGAG GTGATGTTTCTAGGAGAGCTGGAGGAGATCCTGGACGTTATTGAACCCACACAGTTTGTCAAGATCCAGGAGCCTCTTTTCAAACAGATCTCCAGATGCGTTTCCAGCCCACACTTCCAG GTTGCAGAGCGAGCTCTGTACTACTGGAACAATGAATACATCATGAGTCTGATCGAGGAGAACTCGAGTGTCATTCTGCCCATCATGTTCGCCAGTCTCTACAGGATCTCCAAAGAGCACTGGAACCC GGCAATTGTGGCGCTGGTATACAATGTACTGAAGGCCTTCATGGAGATGAACAGTACCTTATTTGATGAACTCACAGCCACTTACAAGTCAGATCGCCAGCG tgagaagaagaaggagaaggagcGGGAGGAGCTGTGGAAGAAGCTGGAGGACCTGGAGCTGAAGCGGGGCCTTAGGAGCGACGGGATCATCCCAACTTAA